One Glaciihabitans arcticus DNA window includes the following coding sequences:
- a CDS encoding LLM class F420-dependent oxidoreductase encodes MRIGYATGYWKQGPPRGALKAVRTAERLGFESVWTAEAYGSDAFTPLAWWGSHTRRIRLGTGIAQLSARTPAATAMAALTLDHLSGGRVILGLGASGPQVVEGWYGQPYPKPLARTREYVSIVRDVLRRESTVSATGPHYPLPYTGEDATGLGKPLRSTVHPLRANLPIYLAAEGPKNVALAAEIADGWLPFLFSPRANDEFAGYLANGFALRSPLLSDPSQFEVAVQLAVIPHPSVEAAADMVRPIIALYVGGMGAKGANFHRNVIDRLGYSDDCDRIQELYLAGRKEEAIAAVPTRLVEEIALIGPPEKIRDELAAWESSVVTTMLVQGPAFALRTIRDVVQGGSLTRAKLGALAFAYSTRK; translated from the coding sequence ATGCGGATCGGTTATGCAACGGGGTACTGGAAGCAGGGACCACCGCGAGGGGCGCTGAAGGCCGTGCGCACGGCCGAGCGCCTCGGCTTCGAGTCGGTGTGGACCGCGGAGGCCTACGGATCAGACGCCTTCACCCCGCTGGCCTGGTGGGGGTCGCACACGCGCCGCATCCGGCTCGGCACGGGCATCGCGCAGCTCTCCGCTCGAACCCCGGCCGCGACGGCGATGGCCGCTCTGACCCTCGATCACCTGTCGGGGGGCCGTGTCATCCTCGGTCTCGGTGCATCAGGACCGCAGGTCGTCGAGGGCTGGTACGGCCAGCCGTACCCCAAGCCGCTCGCCCGCACTCGCGAGTACGTGTCGATCGTGCGCGACGTGCTGCGTCGCGAGAGCACGGTGAGTGCGACCGGTCCGCACTACCCGCTGCCCTATACGGGCGAGGATGCAACGGGCCTCGGCAAACCGCTGCGCTCGACGGTTCACCCGCTCCGCGCCAACCTGCCCATCTATCTCGCGGCAGAGGGGCCGAAGAACGTGGCACTGGCCGCGGAGATCGCCGACGGCTGGCTGCCGTTCCTGTTCTCGCCGCGGGCCAATGACGAGTTCGCCGGCTACCTCGCCAACGGCTTCGCGCTGCGGTCACCGCTCTTGTCGGATCCCTCGCAGTTCGAGGTCGCCGTGCAGCTGGCCGTCATCCCGCACCCGTCGGTGGAGGCGGCCGCAGACATGGTGCGGCCGATCATCGCGCTGTACGTGGGCGGCATGGGGGCCAAGGGCGCCAACTTCCACCGCAACGTGATCGACCGGCTCGGCTACTCGGACGACTGCGACCGCATCCAGGAGCTGTACCTCGCCGGTCGCAAGGAGGAGGCGATCGCCGCGGTGCCCACGCGCCTCGTCGAAGAGATCGCCCTCATCGGCCCGCCGGAGAAGATTCGGGATGAGCTCGCGGCCTGGGAGTCGTCCGTCGTGACGACGATGCTCGTGCAGGGTCCGGCGTTCGCGCTGCGCACCATCCGCGACGTGGTGCAGGGTGGATCGCTCACCCGCGCGAAGCTGGGCGCGCTCGCGTTCGCCTACTCCACCCGCAAGTAG
- a CDS encoding Fur family transcriptional regulator, with translation MKRNTWQREAVREALGTSESFVSAQSLHSSLRDSGSPIGLATVYRALTDLATEGEADSLQQDGESLYRACTPGSHHHHLICRNCGLTVEIEADAVETWAQQVAAEHGFTQPNHIVDVFGLCAECSKLGLPA, from the coding sequence ATGAAGCGCAACACGTGGCAGCGGGAGGCGGTGCGCGAGGCGCTCGGCACCTCCGAGAGCTTCGTGAGCGCGCAGTCTCTGCACTCGAGCCTGCGGGACTCCGGCTCCCCCATCGGCCTGGCCACCGTCTACCGCGCCCTCACCGACCTCGCGACCGAGGGTGAGGCAGACTCGCTGCAGCAGGACGGCGAGAGCCTCTACCGCGCGTGCACTCCGGGCAGCCACCACCACCACCTGATCTGCCGCAACTGCGGGCTCACGGTCGAGATCGAGGCGGATGCCGTCGAGACCTGGGCGCAGCAGGTGGCGGCCGAGCACGGCTTCACCCAGCCGAACCACATCGTCGACGTCTTCGGCCTGTGTGCCGAGTGCTCGAAGCTGGGCCTCCCCGCCTGA
- a CDS encoding phage holin family protein, whose amino-acid sequence MQRFLVKLLINAVALWLTTLIVTGLTLEPFAPGETLQIVLTFLVVAFIFGVVNGVVGNTIRIVAFPIYILTLGLIALVVNALLLLIVSWISGLLGFGLFVDGFWAGFWGAIVLGIISWFISLFLRPALRENRKA is encoded by the coding sequence ATGCAGAGATTCCTGGTCAAGCTCCTCATCAATGCCGTCGCCCTGTGGCTGACGACGCTCATCGTGACCGGCCTGACCCTCGAGCCCTTCGCTCCCGGCGAGACCCTGCAGATCGTGCTGACCTTCCTGGTCGTGGCCTTCATCTTCGGTGTTGTGAACGGTGTGGTCGGTAACACGATCCGCATTGTGGCGTTCCCCATCTACATCCTCACCCTCGGTCTCATTGCGCTCGTGGTGAATGCCCTGCTGCTGCTGATCGTGAGTTGGATCTCGGGCCTGCTCGGCTTCGGCCTCTTCGTCGACGGCTTCTGGGCCGGCTTCTGGGGCGCGATCGTGCTCGGCATCATCAGCTGGTTCATCTCGCTGTTCCTCCGCCCGGCCCTGCGCGAGAACCGCAAGGCATAG
- a CDS encoding low molecular weight protein-tyrosine-phosphatase — protein sequence MSFDLDRDESGLFRICFVCTGNICRSPMAETVFRDLVQKAGLDDRIAVSSAGTGDWHVGERSDERTLTALSARGYDGSKHRAKQFDPDWFEKLDLVIAFDRSHDRILKAWAPNERERSKVNLLLSFDKNQGELDVPDPYYSDAALFDRVLSMVEHASAALFDQIKPGINQGAS from the coding sequence ATGAGCTTCGACCTGGATCGCGACGAGTCGGGGCTCTTCCGCATCTGCTTCGTCTGCACCGGTAACATCTGCCGCTCGCCGATGGCCGAGACCGTCTTTCGCGACCTCGTGCAGAAGGCCGGGCTCGACGACCGCATCGCCGTCAGCTCCGCCGGCACCGGCGACTGGCACGTGGGCGAGCGCAGCGACGAGCGCACCCTCACCGCCCTCTCGGCACGCGGCTACGACGGCTCGAAGCACCGTGCCAAGCAGTTCGACCCCGACTGGTTCGAGAAGCTCGACCTCGTGATCGCCTTCGATCGCAGCCACGACCGGATTCTCAAGGCCTGGGCGCCCAACGAGCGGGAGCGCTCGAAGGTCAACCTGCTGCTGAGCTTCGATAAGAACCAGGGCGAGCTCGACGTACCTGACCCCTACTACTCCGACGCCGCCCTCTTCGACCGTGTGCTCAGCATGGTCGAACACGCGAGCGCCGCACTCTTCGACCAGATCAAGCCCGGCATCAACCAGGGAGCCTCATGA
- a CDS encoding alpha-ketoacid dehydrogenase subunit beta, giving the protein MPLAKALNAGLRKAMQDDAKVLLMGEDIGPLGGVFRVTEGLQAEFGTHRVMDTPLAESGIVGTAIGLAMGGYRPVVEIQFDGFIFPGFDQITTQLAKLTNRHEGTLQLPVVIRVPYGGHIGAVEHHQESPEAYFAHTPGLRLVSPSTPHDAYWMIQEAIASNDPVMFFEPKSRYWPKGEVDFSASGAPLHSTRVVREGSEITLLGHGAMVATLLQAAEIAAEEGTSIEVIDIRSLSPIDYAPIIASVQKTGRLVVVSEAPGFVSVSSEIAATVTERAFYSLEAPVLRVSGFDAPFPPAKLETIYLPDADRVLEAVDRALAY; this is encoded by the coding sequence ATGCCGCTCGCCAAGGCGCTGAATGCGGGCCTCCGCAAGGCCATGCAGGATGACGCCAAGGTGCTCCTGATGGGCGAGGACATCGGCCCGCTCGGTGGCGTCTTCCGTGTGACCGAGGGCCTGCAGGCCGAGTTCGGCACCCACCGCGTCATGGACACCCCGCTCGCCGAGTCCGGCATCGTCGGCACCGCGATCGGCCTCGCGATGGGGGGCTACCGTCCCGTCGTCGAGATCCAGTTCGACGGCTTCATCTTCCCGGGCTTCGACCAGATCACGACCCAGCTGGCGAAGCTCACGAACCGCCACGAGGGCACCCTGCAGCTGCCGGTCGTCATCCGCGTGCCCTACGGCGGGCACATCGGAGCGGTCGAGCACCACCAGGAGAGCCCGGAGGCGTACTTCGCGCACACCCCCGGCCTGCGCCTCGTGAGCCCGAGCACCCCGCACGACGCCTACTGGATGATCCAGGAGGCCATCGCGAGCAACGACCCGGTCATGTTCTTCGAACCCAAGAGCCGCTACTGGCCCAAGGGCGAAGTCGACTTCTCCGCCTCCGGCGCTCCGCTGCACTCCACCCGCGTGGTGCGCGAGGGCAGCGAGATCACCCTGCTCGGCCACGGCGCCATGGTCGCGACCCTGCTGCAGGCGGCCGAGATCGCCGCCGAGGAGGGCACGAGCATCGAGGTCATCGACATCCGCTCGCTCTCCCCCATCGACTACGCGCCCATCATCGCCTCGGTGCAGAAGACCGGCCGACTCGTCGTCGTCTCCGAGGCACCCGGTTTCGTTTCGGTCAGCTCCGAGATCGCGGCGACGGTCACCGAGCGCGCCTTCTACTCGCTCGAGGCACCCGTGCTGCGGGTCTCCGGCTTCGACGCACCGTTCCCGCCCGCGAAGCTCGAGACGATCTACCTGCCTGACGCCGACCGCGTGCTCGAGGCAGTCGACCGGGCCCTGGCCTACTAA
- a CDS encoding dihydrolipoamide acetyltransferase family protein → MSDSEFTLPDVGEGLTEAEIVQWRVKPGDTVEINQVLVEIETAKSLVELPSPFAGTVSALLADEGQTVEVGSVLIRVAEAGASEDAPAPAPANPETTSTVADTASSISTEASEEKPGAVLVGYGIKGHGASRRRKSAPAAEAPVPDARATTRPSSVPAAAASSIIAKPPIRKLAKDLGVDLAEVLATGLAGEITRDDVIRQASQASVFRNIETPAWSDEREEIIPVKGMRKAIATAMTTSAFTAPHVSVFVDIDATRTMEFVKRLKNSPDFAGIRVSPLLIAAKALIWAVRRNPMVNSTFTDKEITVHHYVNLGIAAATPRGLVVPNVKDAQELSLRELAMALEALTITARDGKTSPAQMSGGTITITNLGSFGMDTGTPILNPGEVGIIALGTIKQKPWVVDGEVRPRFVTTLGGSFDHRVVDGDVVSRFVADVASILEEPALLLD, encoded by the coding sequence ATGAGTGATTCTGAGTTCACCCTCCCCGACGTCGGCGAGGGCCTGACCGAGGCCGAGATCGTGCAGTGGCGCGTCAAGCCCGGCGACACCGTCGAGATCAACCAGGTGCTCGTCGAGATCGAGACCGCCAAATCGCTGGTCGAGCTGCCCTCCCCCTTCGCCGGGACCGTGTCGGCCCTGCTCGCCGACGAGGGCCAGACGGTCGAGGTCGGCTCGGTGCTGATCCGGGTCGCCGAGGCCGGTGCGAGCGAGGATGCCCCGGCTCCCGCCCCCGCGAACCCCGAGACCACCAGCACCGTCGCAGACACCGCGTCCAGCATCTCAACGGAGGCGTCGGAGGAGAAGCCCGGCGCCGTTCTCGTCGGTTACGGGATCAAGGGACACGGCGCTTCGCGGCGCCGCAAGTCCGCGCCGGCGGCGGAGGCACCCGTGCCCGACGCGCGCGCCACGACCCGTCCCAGTTCGGTGCCGGCGGCCGCGGCATCCTCAATCATCGCGAAGCCGCCGATTCGCAAGCTCGCCAAGGATCTGGGCGTGGATCTCGCCGAGGTGCTCGCGACCGGCCTCGCCGGCGAGATCACCCGCGACGACGTGATCCGCCAGGCCTCGCAGGCGAGCGTCTTCCGCAACATCGAGACCCCCGCGTGGTCGGATGAGCGCGAGGAGATCATCCCGGTCAAGGGAATGCGCAAGGCCATCGCCACGGCCATGACGACGAGCGCGTTCACCGCGCCGCACGTGAGTGTGTTCGTGGACATCGACGCGACCCGCACCATGGAGTTCGTCAAGCGCCTCAAGAACTCCCCCGATTTCGCCGGTATCCGCGTCTCACCGCTGCTCATCGCGGCCAAGGCGCTCATCTGGGCTGTGCGTCGCAACCCCATGGTGAACAGCACGTTCACCGACAAGGAGATCACGGTGCACCACTACGTGAACCTCGGCATCGCCGCGGCCACGCCCCGTGGACTCGTGGTTCCGAACGTCAAGGACGCGCAGGAGCTGTCGCTGCGCGAGCTCGCCATGGCGCTCGAGGCTCTCACCATCACCGCGCGGGACGGCAAGACCAGCCCCGCGCAGATGTCTGGCGGCACCATCACGATCACGAACCTCGGTTCCTTCGGCATGGACACCGGCACGCCGATTCTCAACCCGGGCGAGGTCGGGATCATCGCGCTCGGCACCATCAAGCAGAAGCCGTGGGTCGTCGACGGAGAGGTGCGTCCGCGCTTCGTCACGACACTGGGCGGCAGCTTCGACCACCGCGTGGTCGACGGCGACGTGGTGAGCCGCTTCGTGGCGGACGTCGCGAGCATCCTCGAAGAGCCCGCGCTGCTGCTCGACTAG
- a CDS encoding histidinol-phosphate transaminase, whose translation MSSRVRLRPEIESMVPYRQGKPAAADAFKLSSNENPFEPIAAVREALAGSSINRYPDATATVLRGILADRFGVTAEQIQVGAGSVSVITQLITAAAGHGDEVVYAWRSFEAYPGIVTVAGATSVQVPLTADHRHDLPAMAAAVTDRTRVILVCSPNNPTGTIVTADEFETFMAAVPESVLVLLDEAYIEFVTDPAKVDGPALLSRYPNLVVLRTFSKAYGLAGLRVGYALGAEYIMDAARATAIPLSVTEPAQIAAIVSLEHEDELLERVHRIAVLRDQVWQALIDQGWNVPKPHGNFLWLPTGEQSTWAAEVFTQHGIVVRALLPEGIRVSIGETGSVDKLLKAAADVVRELRTGAAQPALD comes from the coding sequence GTGAGTTCACGAGTACGTCTGCGTCCCGAGATCGAGTCGATGGTTCCGTACCGCCAGGGAAAACCTGCCGCTGCGGACGCCTTCAAGTTGTCCTCCAACGAGAATCCCTTCGAGCCGATCGCCGCCGTGCGCGAGGCGCTCGCCGGCAGCAGCATCAACCGTTACCCCGACGCGACGGCCACCGTGCTGCGCGGAATCCTCGCCGACCGCTTCGGTGTCACCGCCGAGCAGATCCAGGTCGGTGCCGGATCCGTATCCGTCATCACCCAGCTGATCACCGCGGCCGCCGGGCACGGCGACGAGGTCGTCTACGCCTGGCGCAGCTTCGAGGCCTACCCCGGCATCGTCACCGTCGCGGGTGCCACGAGCGTGCAGGTTCCGCTCACCGCCGACCACCGTCACGACCTGCCCGCGATGGCGGCGGCCGTCACCGACCGCACCCGCGTGATCCTGGTCTGCTCCCCCAACAACCCGACCGGCACGATCGTCACCGCCGACGAGTTCGAGACGTTCATGGCCGCCGTGCCCGAGTCGGTGCTCGTGCTGCTCGACGAGGCCTACATCGAGTTCGTGACCGATCCGGCGAAGGTGGATGGCCCGGCTCTCCTCAGCCGCTACCCCAACCTCGTCGTCCTCCGCACCTTCTCCAAGGCCTACGGCCTTGCCGGGTTGCGCGTCGGCTACGCGCTCGGCGCCGAATACATCATGGACGCAGCGCGCGCAACCGCCATCCCGCTGTCCGTCACCGAGCCCGCGCAGATCGCCGCGATCGTCTCCCTCGAGCACGAGGACGAACTGCTCGAGCGCGTGCACCGCATCGCCGTGTTGCGCGATCAGGTCTGGCAGGCGCTCATCGACCAGGGCTGGAACGTGCCGAAGCCGCACGGAAACTTCCTCTGGCTGCCCACCGGCGAGCAGTCCACCTGGGCCGCCGAGGTCTTCACACAGCACGGAATCGTTGTGCGCGCACTGCTGCCCGAGGGCATCCGCGTGAGCATCGGCGAGACCGGATCTGTAGACAAACTCCTCAAAGCTGCGGCGGACGTTGTGCGAGAGCTACGAACGGGCGCCGCGCAACCCGCGTTAGATTAG
- a CDS encoding metal ABC transporter ATP-binding protein, with translation MPPVLEFQEGALGFGGRTLWSDLDLRVAPGEFLAVLGPNGSGKTSLLKTILGQQRLDAGTVTLGGRSVTRGDRRVGYIPQQKLVAAGTPLRGRDLVTLGVNGHRFGLPITSRAEHERVDALLADVGATTFASRPVGTLSGGEQQRLRVGQALAGDPILLLCDEPLLSLDLQHQRAVSELIDRRRREHNTAVVFVTHDVNPVLDVVDRVLYLADGRFRQGTPDEVLQSDVLSELYGTPVDVIRSHGRVIVVGVPDHHHDEVAE, from the coding sequence ATCCCACCGGTACTCGAATTCCAGGAGGGTGCGCTCGGCTTCGGCGGGCGCACCCTCTGGAGCGACCTCGACCTCAGAGTCGCGCCCGGCGAATTCCTCGCCGTGCTGGGGCCGAACGGCTCCGGAAAGACCAGCCTGCTGAAGACGATCCTCGGCCAGCAGAGGCTCGACGCCGGCACCGTGACCCTGGGCGGACGGAGCGTGACCCGCGGCGATCGGCGAGTGGGGTACATCCCGCAACAGAAGCTGGTCGCGGCCGGCACCCCGCTGCGCGGTCGTGACCTGGTCACGCTCGGCGTCAACGGACACCGCTTCGGGCTGCCCATCACGAGTCGCGCAGAACACGAGAGGGTGGATGCCCTGCTCGCCGACGTCGGAGCCACGACCTTCGCGTCCCGCCCGGTCGGCACCCTGTCGGGCGGCGAACAGCAGCGTCTCCGGGTCGGACAGGCGCTCGCCGGCGACCCGATCCTGCTGCTCTGCGACGAACCGCTGCTCAGTCTCGACCTGCAGCACCAGCGCGCGGTCTCCGAACTCATCGACCGCCGTCGCCGCGAGCACAACACCGCAGTCGTGTTCGTCACGCACGACGTGAACCCGGTGCTCGATGTCGTCGACCGCGTTCTCTACCTGGCCGATGGACGGTTCCGGCAGGGCACCCCCGACGAGGTGCTGCAGTCGGACGTGCTCAGCGAGCTGTACGGAACCCCGGTCGACGTCATTCGCAGCCACGGACGCGTGATCGTCGTCGGCGTGCCCGACCACCACCACGACGAGGTGGCCGAGTGA
- a CDS encoding metal ABC transporter permease, producing the protein MTLFNFENYGELLGLVQNSIVAAAVLGIVGGLIGVFVMQRDMAFAVHGISELSFAGAAGALLIGANVVTGSLVGSLLAAILIGVLGARARDRNSIIGVLMPFGLGLGILFLALYPGRSANKFGLLTGQIISVDVPQLGLLITISIVVLLGLLIVWRPLSFDSLDPDVAAARGVPSRTLSLVFMVLLGLTVAVSVQIIGSLLVLALLVTPAAAALRVSSSPVLVPVLSMAFGLVSAVGGILLALGGSLPISPYITTISFLIYLVCRIMGWRREASGRRTVKGTMRA; encoded by the coding sequence GTGACGCTCTTCAACTTCGAGAACTACGGCGAACTGCTGGGCCTCGTGCAGAACTCGATTGTGGCCGCGGCCGTGCTCGGCATCGTCGGCGGCCTCATCGGCGTCTTCGTGATGCAACGTGACATGGCTTTCGCCGTGCACGGCATCAGCGAGCTGTCCTTCGCGGGTGCGGCGGGCGCGCTGCTCATCGGTGCGAACGTCGTCACCGGATCCCTCGTCGGCTCGCTGCTCGCCGCCATCCTCATCGGTGTGCTCGGCGCCCGTGCGCGCGACCGCAACTCCATCATCGGGGTGCTCATGCCGTTCGGGCTGGGCCTCGGCATTCTCTTCCTCGCCCTCTACCCGGGCCGCAGCGCCAACAAGTTCGGCCTGCTCACCGGCCAGATCATCTCCGTGGATGTGCCGCAACTCGGGCTGCTCATCACCATCTCGATCGTGGTGCTGCTCGGTCTGCTCATCGTCTGGCGTCCGCTCAGCTTCGACAGCCTCGACCCCGACGTTGCGGCGGCGCGCGGAGTCCCGTCGCGAACCCTGTCCCTCGTGTTCATGGTGCTGCTCGGACTCACCGTCGCTGTCTCGGTGCAGATCATCGGCTCGCTCTTGGTGCTCGCGCTTCTCGTGACTCCCGCGGCTGCCGCGTTGCGCGTGTCATCGTCGCCGGTCCTGGTGCCCGTGCTGAGCATGGCCTTCGGGTTGGTGTCGGCCGTCGGTGGCATCCTGCTGGCCCTCGGCGGTTCGCTGCCGATCAGCCCATACATCACCACCATCTCGTTCCTGATCTACCTCGTCTGCCGCATCATGGGCTGGCGGCGCGAGGCAAGCGGTCGCCGAACCGTGAAAGGTACGATGAGGGCATGA
- a CDS encoding metal ABC transporter solute-binding protein, Zn/Mn family, with amino-acid sequence MNKLFPLSIAATLALAGCASTPAVDDGTLKVVASTNVYGSIAESIGGDRVTVTSLITSAAQDPHSYEASAQDQLALSKADLVIENGGGYDPFIDTLLEAGSSSAVVVSASEASGLLEGDNHGHEGDAHEEDADGGEADDAAQEIDGHGHDHIEGFNEHVWYSLHGVLHVAEELAHQFGELDAANAAEYTANFEDFAAKIEALEATAEALDTDGLGVAITEPVPLYLLEAAGFTNRTPEAFSEAIEEGTDVSPTTLRDTLAVIGSGDVALLAYNAQTASSETEQLRGAAEDAGIPVVEFTETLPDGTDYVSWMTDNLNAIAAVLK; translated from the coding sequence ATGAACAAGCTCTTCCCCCTGTCCATCGCGGCAACGCTCGCCCTCGCCGGTTGCGCGAGTACCCCGGCGGTCGATGACGGCACCCTCAAGGTCGTCGCGTCCACCAACGTCTATGGAAGCATCGCCGAGTCCATCGGCGGCGACCGCGTCACCGTGACGAGCCTCATCACGAGTGCCGCGCAGGACCCGCACAGCTACGAGGCCTCCGCACAGGACCAGCTCGCCCTCTCCAAGGCCGACCTCGTGATCGAGAACGGCGGCGGGTACGACCCGTTCATCGACACGCTGCTCGAGGCCGGGTCATCCAGTGCCGTCGTCGTCAGCGCGAGCGAGGCATCGGGCCTGCTCGAGGGCGACAACCACGGTCACGAGGGCGACGCTCACGAGGAAGACGCCGACGGCGGCGAGGCCGACGACGCCGCCCAGGAGATCGACGGTCACGGCCACGATCACATCGAGGGCTTCAACGAGCATGTCTGGTACAGCCTGCACGGAGTGCTGCACGTCGCCGAGGAACTCGCCCACCAGTTCGGCGAGCTCGACGCCGCGAACGCCGCCGAGTACACCGCCAACTTTGAGGACTTCGCGGCGAAGATCGAGGCGCTCGAGGCAACGGCCGAGGCGCTCGACACCGACGGTCTCGGCGTCGCCATCACCGAGCCGGTGCCGCTGTACCTGCTCGAGGCCGCCGGCTTCACCAACAGGACGCCCGAAGCCTTCTCCGAGGCGATCGAAGAGGGCACGGATGTGTCGCCCACCACGCTGCGCGACACCCTCGCCGTCATCGGCTCGGGTGATGTCGCCCTGCTCGCCTACAACGCGCAGACCGCAAGCTCGGAGACCGAGCAGCTGCGCGGGGCCGCCGAGGACGCGGGCATTCCGGTGGTCGAATTCACCGAGACGCTCCCGGATGGCACAGACTATGTCTCGTGGATGACCGACAACCTGAACGCGATCGCCGCCGTTCTGAAGTGA
- a CDS encoding thiamine pyrophosphate-dependent dehydrogenase E1 component subunit alpha, which yields MSYTAATVQLLSPEGTIVESDASAEYLPLIDALSDEQLREFHRQMVVIRRFDNEATNLQRQGQLGLWVPSLGQEAAQVGSGYAARAQDHIFPAYREHAIARIRGVDPLNIIKLLRGTTHGGWNPAEHGNFHLYTLVIGSHTLHATGVAMAMTLDGTTGTGHPETDGAVITYFGDGATSQGDVSEAFVFAASYQAPVLFFLQNNHWAISVPVSTQSRTPLYLRSEGFGIPGVQIDGNDVLASYAVSFANLERIRAGGGPRLIEALTYRMGAHTSSDDPTKYRENSEVEYWAERDPISRFETYLRGRGESDAFFAELEVEAADFAADIRGRTLALETPSTAKIFDHVYSEPHPVIDSQKQWLADYEASFGGDQ from the coding sequence ATGTCTTACACCGCCGCGACGGTCCAGCTGCTCTCCCCCGAGGGAACCATCGTCGAAAGCGATGCCTCGGCCGAGTACCTGCCGCTCATCGATGCGCTCAGCGACGAGCAACTGCGCGAATTCCATCGCCAGATGGTCGTCATCCGCCGCTTCGACAATGAGGCAACCAACCTGCAGCGCCAGGGCCAGCTCGGCCTCTGGGTGCCGAGCCTCGGCCAGGAGGCGGCGCAGGTCGGCTCCGGCTACGCAGCCCGCGCGCAGGACCACATCTTCCCGGCCTACCGCGAGCACGCCATCGCGCGCATCCGCGGCGTCGATCCGCTCAACATCATCAAGCTGCTGAGGGGCACCACGCACGGCGGCTGGAACCCTGCCGAGCACGGCAACTTCCACCTGTACACGCTGGTCATCGGATCCCACACCCTGCACGCGACGGGAGTCGCCATGGCGATGACCCTCGATGGAACGACCGGCACGGGGCATCCCGAAACCGACGGCGCCGTGATCACCTACTTCGGCGACGGTGCCACGAGCCAGGGCGACGTGAGCGAGGCCTTCGTGTTCGCCGCGAGCTACCAGGCTCCCGTGCTGTTCTTTTTGCAGAACAACCACTGGGCGATCTCGGTTCCGGTCAGCACCCAGTCGCGCACCCCGCTCTACCTGCGCTCGGAGGGCTTCGGCATCCCGGGCGTGCAGATCGACGGCAACGACGTGCTCGCGAGCTACGCGGTCTCGTTCGCCAATCTCGAGCGCATCCGTGCCGGCGGCGGACCCCGACTCATCGAGGCGCTGACCTACCGCATGGGCGCGCACACGTCCTCCGACGACCCGACCAAGTACCGCGAGAACTCCGAGGTCGAGTACTGGGCCGAGCGCGACCCGATCAGCCGCTTCGAGACCTACCTGCGCGGCCGCGGCGAGAGCGACGCGTTCTTCGCCGAGCTTGAGGTGGAGGCCGCCGACTTCGCGGCCGACATCCGGGGGCGCACCCTCGCCCTCGAGACTCCGTCCACGGCGAAGATCTTCGACCACGTCTACTCGGAGCCGCATCCCGTGATCGATTCGCAGAAGCAGTGGCTCGCCGACTACGAGGCATCGTTCGGAGGCGACCAGTGA
- the rpmB gene encoding 50S ribosomal protein L28, which yields MAATCQVTGAIPGFGHNISHSHRRTKRRFDPNIQKKTYYVPSLRRNVTLQLSAKGIKVIDARGIESVVKDILARGVKI from the coding sequence ATGGCAGCAACATGCCAGGTGACCGGAGCCATTCCCGGCTTCGGACACAACATTTCGCACTCGCACCGACGCACCAAGCGTCGTTTCGACCCGAACATCCAGAAGAAGACGTACTACGTACCGTCTCTGCGCCGCAACGTCACGTTGCAGCTTTCCGCAAAGGGCATCAAGGTTATTGACGCCCGTGGCATCGAGTCTGTCGTCAAGGACATCCTCGCTCGTGGGGTGAAGATCTAA
- the rpmG gene encoding 50S ribosomal protein L33, with translation MAKAQDIRPIIKLRSTAGTGYTYVTKKNRRNNPDRLVLKKYDPVVRKHVEFREER, from the coding sequence ATGGCTAAAGCACAGGACATCCGTCCGATCATCAAGCTCCGCTCGACGGCCGGAACCGGTTACACCTACGTGACCAAGAAGAACCGTCGTAACAACCCCGACCGCCTCGTGCTGAAGAAGTACGACCCGGTGGTTCGCAAGCACGTTGAATTCCGCGAGGAGCGCTAA